From Nitrospirota bacterium, a single genomic window includes:
- a CDS encoding tetratricopeptide repeat protein — protein MTDYQAQCETTLLAGQWDQALPAALAWARHSATSTASDPRPHFALNVIYLLRGEFADAWNTHPKCLQELDDIAKVKEWVEGFVAGHSEQANAHLVMGLFLAQSGQSEQSITSYKEAIKLAPQSAYPHYFLAQIHERADHLEMAIKEYREAVRLDPSYVPARTNLGVAYQEQGRLEMAIPQYREVIKLHPTDAVAHANLACALAEQGKFEPALQSYKEALRLNPKDAAVHFALGDFYDTRGRLDLAQKEYEAALVADPNFGPAHAAIGWMALGRQHMQAAYEAFNRALKANDQDPRAYHGIAEYYSQKGKRESALDNFTKALKFYKDPEKKNAILNQLFQEGQMAD, from the coding sequence ATGACCGATTACCAAGCACAATGTGAAACGACTCTCTTGGCCGGCCAATGGGATCAGGCCTTGCCTGCCGCGCTGGCCTGGGCCCGTCATTCCGCCACGAGCACGGCCAGCGATCCGCGGCCCCATTTCGCCTTGAACGTCATCTATCTGCTGCGCGGAGAGTTTGCCGACGCCTGGAATACGCACCCCAAGTGCCTACAAGAATTGGACGACATTGCCAAGGTCAAAGAATGGGTCGAGGGATTCGTCGCGGGCCACTCGGAGCAGGCCAACGCCCATCTCGTGATGGGCCTGTTCCTCGCCCAGTCAGGCCAGTCCGAACAGTCGATCACGTCCTACAAGGAAGCGATCAAGCTCGCGCCTCAGTCCGCCTATCCTCATTATTTTCTCGCCCAGATCCATGAACGGGCCGACCACCTGGAAATGGCCATCAAGGAATACCGCGAAGCCGTCCGGCTGGACCCTTCCTATGTGCCGGCGCGCACCAACCTGGGCGTGGCCTATCAAGAGCAGGGCCGGCTGGAGATGGCGATCCCCCAATATCGCGAAGTGATCAAGCTGCATCCTACCGATGCGGTGGCCCACGCCAACCTCGCCTGCGCCCTCGCCGAGCAGGGCAAGTTTGAGCCTGCCTTACAGTCCTACAAGGAAGCCCTGCGCCTGAATCCCAAGGACGCAGCGGTGCATTTCGCGCTGGGAGATTTCTACGATACGCGCGGACGTCTGGACCTGGCGCAAAAAGAATATGAAGCGGCCCTCGTCGCTGATCCGAACTTCGGTCCGGCGCACGCGGCGATCGGCTGGATGGCGCTGGGCCGACAGCATATGCAGGCCGCCTACGAAGCCTTCAACCGCGCCCTCAAGGCCAACGACCAAGACCCCCGGGCCTACCACGGCATCGCCGAATACTATTCCCAAAAGGGAAAGCGCGAGAGCGCATTGGACAACTTCACCAAGGCGCTCAAATTCTACAAAGACCCCGAAAAGAAAAACGCGATTTTGAATCAGCTGTTTCAGGAAGGCCAAATGGCGGATTGA
- a CDS encoding Fic family protein, giving the protein MALVLTPPNFAETVKSPERLRTLFELGAKPEFQQTIQRANERYIHWHRFRYVPIPNGLTHEEVWTLLKLGRRANFKQAPFTDKQGVPFWYWIPDALQRYLHDIDVWAGGNIVSEHPGPLPGKEQYIIRSLMDEAIASSQLEGAATTTKKAKELLQTGRKPKDRSEQMILNNWETMQFIRENRKVSLSKELVIEIHQRITADTLDHPEDSGRIRTSNEIVVEYKGETVHIPPDFKILPERLQAFCRFANEDSQSKWVHPVIKAVMLHFWLAYDHPFTDGNGRTARALMYWYLLSRDYMLFEYLAISRYIQRSPGQYVHAYVHTETDENDLTYFLLYNLRATKLACEEILSYIGRKQKELAGLSYALKKYPGLNLRQRSLLSHAIQHPQEIYTFETHRTAHGIVYQTSRNDLLELAEKGFLKKEKLGKEFIFIQADKMMDRLRSAAST; this is encoded by the coding sequence ATGGCACTTGTCCTAACTCCCCCAAATTTCGCTGAGACTGTTAAAAGCCCAGAGCGGTTGCGAACCCTCTTTGAGTTGGGAGCTAAGCCAGAGTTTCAACAAACGATCCAGAGAGCAAACGAGCGCTACATACACTGGCATCGCTTCAGATATGTCCCGATCCCAAATGGATTAACCCATGAGGAAGTATGGACACTATTAAAACTTGGGAGACGAGCGAATTTCAAACAGGCTCCGTTCACAGATAAGCAAGGAGTGCCGTTTTGGTACTGGATACCGGATGCTCTTCAAAGGTATCTCCACGACATCGATGTCTGGGCTGGTGGCAACATTGTGTCAGAGCATCCAGGTCCATTGCCGGGGAAAGAGCAGTACATCATTAGATCGCTAATGGATGAAGCGATCGCCTCCAGTCAGTTAGAGGGTGCTGCAACCACAACCAAGAAAGCCAAGGAGCTACTACAAACAGGACGAAAACCAAAAGACAGAAGCGAGCAGATGATTCTGAACAACTGGGAAACCATGCAGTTCATCAGAGAGAATAGAAAGGTCAGTCTCTCGAAAGAGCTCGTGATCGAAATTCATCAACGAATTACCGCAGACACGTTGGACCATCCAGAAGATTCAGGTCGTATCAGGACTAGCAATGAAATAGTGGTCGAATACAAAGGAGAAACCGTCCACATACCCCCTGACTTCAAGATTCTGCCAGAACGATTACAGGCATTTTGCAGATTTGCCAATGAAGATAGCCAAAGCAAATGGGTGCATCCTGTCATAAAAGCTGTAATGCTCCATTTCTGGTTAGCCTATGACCACCCGTTCACTGACGGAAATGGAAGAACGGCAAGGGCATTGATGTATTGGTATCTCCTATCTCGGGACTACATGCTTTTTGAATACTTAGCCATATCACGATACATACAACGATCGCCCGGACAGTACGTTCATGCGTATGTTCATACAGAAACCGACGAAAATGATCTAACGTACTTTCTCCTCTATAACCTAAGGGCAACAAAGCTAGCGTGCGAAGAGATACTGAGTTATATCGGAAGAAAGCAGAAAGAGCTGGCTGGATTGAGCTATGCCTTGAAGAAATACCCAGGCTTAAATCTGCGTCAGAGAAGTCTTCTATCTCATGCCATTCAACATCCTCAAGAGATTTACACATTCGAAACCCACCGAACTGCTCACGGGATTGTCTATCAGACATCTCGCAACGACTTGCTCGAATTAGCAGAAAAAGGTTTTCTCAAGAAAGAAAAGTTGGGAAAAGAATTTATCTTTATTCAGGCTGACAAAATGATGGATAGACTGAGAAGTGCTGCAAGCACATAG
- a CDS encoding FAD-dependent thymidylate synthase has product MSIDQPTRRVIALAPMPPEKSAYALARYSRSPDSIESSLRWVHGHSSEKFWDQFYFDYGHASIADLGHVIICFEEISELAAIRLEDEQLWDGQAKSSRYQNFASGAWFVPDSIRGTETEGTYQGILRSLGEIYKLLHQPLIQFISEREPRPESMKPADYQRTIAARAFDVTRYLLPLAAKTNVGQVVSIRTLEKQITRLLSSQLPELHAIGADLKDACQRPPQNLWGELCGQPGEQEPLAPTLARHAKANDYQASVYLDLAKYAKNALRGTGLDQPASWGEPEPVDLIEPHDPIDEIVTTLLYRVSHAPYRNILAVVRTWTERQKQDTIDVAMSARGPYDELIKEFRSGYAFTFDVLMDIGGWRDMHRHRRCQQIQQNFTTLHGYDVPPPLVQAGLDQEYRQAMDAVRSDIEQLKKTSAEGSLYATPFGFKVRCLFKMDYAEAEYIARIRSGVKGHWSYRTIAWLMKQKIAARYPMLGDRMQATSPDIEDTLTR; this is encoded by the coding sequence ATGAGTATCGATCAGCCGACCCGCCGCGTCATCGCGCTGGCACCGATGCCGCCCGAGAAATCCGCCTATGCCCTGGCCCGCTACAGCCGCTCGCCCGATTCGATCGAGAGCAGCCTCCGCTGGGTCCATGGCCATTCGTCTGAAAAGTTCTGGGACCAGTTCTACTTCGACTACGGCCATGCCTCCATCGCCGATCTGGGCCACGTCATTATCTGTTTCGAAGAGATCTCCGAACTCGCCGCGATCCGGCTTGAAGACGAGCAACTGTGGGACGGCCAGGCGAAGTCCAGCCGGTATCAGAACTTCGCCTCTGGCGCCTGGTTCGTGCCCGATTCCATTCGCGGGACGGAGACGGAAGGCACCTACCAGGGCATTCTCCGCAGCCTCGGCGAAATCTATAAGCTGTTGCACCAGCCCCTGATCCAATTTATTTCGGAGCGTGAACCGCGCCCCGAGTCGATGAAGCCGGCCGACTATCAACGGACGATCGCCGCGCGGGCTTTCGACGTGACACGCTATCTCCTGCCCCTCGCGGCCAAGACGAACGTCGGGCAAGTCGTCAGCATCAGGACGCTGGAGAAACAAATCACCAGACTCTTATCGTCGCAATTGCCGGAACTGCATGCGATCGGAGCCGATCTCAAAGATGCCTGCCAACGGCCACCCCAGAACCTCTGGGGCGAACTCTGCGGTCAGCCCGGTGAACAGGAACCCCTCGCCCCGACGTTGGCGCGCCATGCCAAGGCGAACGACTATCAGGCCTCGGTCTACCTGGACCTGGCCAAATATGCGAAGAACGCGCTCAGGGGAACAGGATTGGATCAGCCGGCCTCCTGGGGCGAGCCGGAACCGGTGGACCTCATCGAGCCCCACGATCCCATCGACGAAATCGTCACGACCCTGTTGTACCGTGTCTCTCACGCGCCCTACCGGAACATTCTGGCGGTCGTCCGCACCTGGACGGAGAGACAGAAACAGGACACCATCGACGTGGCGATGAGCGCGCGCGGCCCTTACGACGAACTCATCAAAGAGTTCCGCAGCGGCTACGCCTTCACCTTTGACGTGCTGATGGATATCGGAGGCTGGCGCGACATGCACCGGCACCGGCGCTGCCAGCAGATCCAACAGAACTTTACGACATTGCATGGCTATGACGTGCCGCCGCCGTTGGTACAGGCTGGGCTGGACCAGGAATATCGGCAGGCGATGGATGCGGTCCGTTCAGATATCGAGCAGCTCAAGAAAACCAGCGCGGAGGGATCGCTCTACGCTACGCCGTTCGGCTTCAAGGTCCGCTGCCTCTTCAAGATGGACTATGCCGAAGCCGAATATATCGCGCGAATCCGTTCCGGCGTAAAAGGCCATTGGTCCTACCGGACCATCGCCTGGCTGATGAAACAAAAAATCGCGGCGCGCTATCCCATGCTCGGGGATCGCATGCAGGCCACCTCGCCGGACATCGAAGACACTCTCACCAGATAG
- a CDS encoding virulence RhuM family protein, translated as MARESFDDGPATSPFLFYSSADGSVKVWVLVEGETVWATQQGLAEIFDTTKQNISYHLSNIFNDLELRQAAVVKEILTTASDGKKYATAFYNLDAIISIGYRVNSYRATQFRKWATEVIKGYLIKGYALNDDRLKQGAKLFAKDYFDELLERIREIRASERRFYQKITDIYAQCSIDYDKDSPITQQFYAQVQDKLHYAIHGHTSAELIATRADATKPHMGVMHWKNEGKKGKVTKSDVLVGKNYLTKEEIEDLDRLVSMYLDFAESFARRNKALTMKDWAEKLDDFLEFNDYKVLDSHGKVKREHAERHAIHEYEKFRVIQDIEYKSDFDNVVDEIKVKKTLPKSESADS; from the coding sequence ATTGCACGGGAGTCTTTTGATGATGGCCCGGCCACCTCACCATTCTTGTTCTATTCGTCAGCAGACGGAAGCGTAAAAGTATGGGTTTTAGTTGAAGGGGAAACTGTGTGGGCAACGCAACAGGGTCTAGCTGAAATATTTGATACTACAAAGCAAAATATTAGTTATCACCTTTCAAATATTTTCAATGACTTAGAGCTAAGGCAAGCAGCAGTTGTCAAAGAAATCTTGACAACTGCCTCTGATGGGAAAAAGTACGCAACGGCTTTCTATAACCTGGACGCGATAATTTCAATAGGCTATCGGGTCAATTCCTATCGAGCCACACAATTCAGGAAGTGGGCGACAGAAGTTATTAAAGGCTACTTAATCAAAGGCTATGCCCTTAACGATGATCGTCTAAAGCAAGGCGCAAAGCTGTTTGCCAAGGATTACTTTGATGAACTGCTTGAGCGCATTCGGGAAATACGCGCATCAGAAAGGCGCTTCTATCAAAAGATTACCGACATTTATGCGCAGTGCAGTATTGACTACGACAAGGACTCCCCTATCACGCAACAGTTCTACGCGCAGGTGCAAGACAAACTGCATTATGCGATTCACGGCCATACATCCGCTGAACTGATTGCAACCAGGGCCGATGCGACAAAGCCTCACATGGGCGTAATGCATTGGAAAAACGAAGGCAAAAAGGGGAAGGTAACTAAATCCGATGTTCTTGTTGGGAAGAATTACCTAACCAAAGAAGAAATAGAAGACCTTGACAGACTTGTAAGCATGTACCTTGATTTTGCGGAAAGTTTCGCTAGGCGGAACAAAGCCCTAACGATGAAAGACTGGGCAGAAAAGCTAGATGACTTCCTGGAGTTCAACGACTACAAAGTCCTCGATAGCCATGGAAAAGTTAAAAGAGAACATGCAGAGCGTCACGCGATCCATGAATATGAAAAGTTCCGTGTAATCCAAGACATAGAGTATAAGTCAGACTTCGACAATGTTGTCGATGAAATCAAGGTGAAAAAGACGTTGCCCAAATCGGAAAGCGCGGATAGCTAG
- a CDS encoding alpha/beta hydrolase, translated as MMKHFLFLALFLVELLEQFTSAFGGPLRDRLEERLESRRAAAPSDDAAEMDPSDQSTTGVRLPPGARLERDLSYGNDPQQRLDVYMPAQAKAAPIIFMVHGGAWIIGDKGASAFVSNKVAHWLPKGYILVSSNYRMSRQPNPLDQADDIARALAFVQTKAPSWGGDPARVLLLGHSAGAHLVSLLAADPRIVTSKGGTPWLGTIVLDSAAYDLVEIMQRKHKGFYDRVFGKDRALWTAASPYHRLTAAPAPMFVVCSLRSDGTCPQARTFASKAIELGGKVTVLPVDMKHGELNKELGLPSDYTATVENFMRSLGLP; from the coding sequence ATGATGAAACATTTTCTATTTTTGGCGTTGTTTCTGGTGGAATTGCTGGAGCAGTTCACCTCGGCATTCGGCGGCCCACTCCGTGACAGGCTCGAGGAGCGGCTCGAAAGCCGCCGCGCAGCTGCACCATCTGACGATGCCGCAGAGATGGATCCCAGCGATCAGTCAACGACCGGCGTACGCCTCCCGCCTGGCGCGCGACTCGAACGGGACCTATCGTACGGCAACGACCCTCAGCAACGTCTGGATGTCTACATGCCCGCCCAAGCCAAGGCGGCTCCGATCATCTTCATGGTGCACGGGGGTGCCTGGATAATCGGCGACAAGGGGGCCTCGGCCTTCGTCTCGAACAAGGTCGCGCATTGGCTGCCCAAGGGCTACATCCTCGTGTCGTCGAACTACCGCATGTCTCGACAGCCCAACCCGCTTGACCAGGCCGACGACATCGCCCGCGCGCTGGCCTTCGTGCAGACCAAGGCCCCATCCTGGGGAGGCGACCCAGCCAGAGTATTGTTACTGGGACATTCCGCCGGAGCCCATCTGGTTTCCCTGCTGGCTGCCGACCCGCGCATCGTGACCAGCAAAGGCGGCACACCCTGGCTCGGCACCATCGTGCTCGACAGCGCCGCCTACGACCTCGTCGAGATCATGCAACGGAAACACAAAGGTTTTTATGATCGTGTGTTCGGCAAGGACCGCGCATTGTGGACTGCCGCGTCCCCATACCACCGGCTGACAGCCGCGCCGGCACCGATGTTCGTGGTCTGCTCGTTGCGCAGCGACGGTACCTGCCCGCAAGCACGAACCTTTGCGTCCAAGGCCATCGAACTAGGTGGGAAGGTCACCGTGCTGCCGGTAGATATGAAGCACGGGGAACTCAACAAAGAGCTGGGTCTTCCCAGCGACTACACCGCGACGGTCGAAAACTTCATGCGCTCGCTCGGCCTCCCGTAA
- a CDS encoding P-II family nitrogen regulator has product MGGLILHPMKEIRVIVAGEHRPFVTDLLDRVNATGYTIIGNVSGKGHHGVREAHFMFSEQESLEMIMTVVPEEKVEPILAGLRPLFDRHSGVMFVTDVAVSRQEYFGKTPTK; this is encoded by the coding sequence GTGGGCGGGTTGATATTGCATCCGATGAAAGAGATCCGGGTGATCGTGGCGGGAGAACACCGGCCGTTTGTGACGGACCTGCTGGACCGGGTCAACGCGACCGGCTATACGATCATCGGCAATGTGTCAGGCAAAGGGCATCATGGCGTGCGTGAAGCCCACTTCATGTTCAGCGAGCAAGAAAGCCTCGAGATGATCATGACGGTCGTCCCGGAAGAAAAGGTGGAGCCCATCCTGGCAGGACTACGGCCGCTGTTCGATCGGCATTCCGGGGTCATGTTCGTCACAGACGTGGCGGTCAGCCGGCAGGAGTACTTCGGGAAGACCCCCACAAAGTAG
- a CDS encoding site-specific DNA-methyltransferase gives MSAPYVNGSSVWPLRCSENEPVQIVSGDVRDKLSSLPDETVHCCVTSPPYWGMRDYGYRGQIGAEETIEEYISNLVACFREVRRVLRSDGTFWLNIANTYTSGGRGWRDKDTKNPGRAMSYRPDTPEGLKPKDLIGVAWMLAMSLQRDGWYLRSDIIWHKPNCQPESVKDRVTVSHEYLFMFSKSENYYFDQEAIKEPTADGKGRKNKRTVWQINTEPCKEAHFAVFPRALVRPCILAGSPKGGLVLDPFLGSGTVGIVAIETGRRCVGIEVKADYINIAKQRLLGVSPALFTGRP, from the coding sequence ATGAGCGCTCCTTATGTTAATGGCTCCTCGGTGTGGCCTCTTCGGTGCTCTGAGAATGAGCCTGTCCAAATAGTTAGTGGGGACGTCCGCGATAAACTGTCATCCCTACCCGATGAAACAGTTCATTGCTGCGTGACATCACCGCCGTATTGGGGAATGCGAGATTATGGTTATCGTGGCCAAATCGGCGCGGAAGAGACGATTGAAGAATACATTTCGAACTTAGTCGCCTGTTTTAGAGAAGTGCGTCGTGTACTGAGATCCGATGGCACGTTTTGGCTGAATATCGCTAACACTTACACCTCTGGTGGCCGCGGCTGGCGCGATAAGGATACCAAGAATCCTGGACGGGCGATGTCGTATCGCCCTGACACGCCCGAAGGATTAAAGCCCAAGGATTTAATCGGTGTAGCCTGGATGCTAGCGATGTCTCTTCAACGTGACGGCTGGTATCTTCGCTCTGACATTATCTGGCATAAGCCGAATTGTCAGCCTGAGTCCGTCAAGGATCGAGTAACGGTTTCGCATGAATATCTGTTTATGTTCTCAAAAAGCGAGAACTACTACTTTGATCAAGAGGCCATTAAAGAGCCCACGGCGGATGGAAAAGGACGTAAGAACAAGCGTACGGTCTGGCAAATCAATACAGAACCGTGCAAGGAAGCTCACTTTGCCGTGTTTCCACGCGCCCTCGTTCGTCCTTGCATCCTTGCAGGATCCCCCAAGGGTGGGTTGGTACTTGATCCGTTTCTTGGAAGTGGAACGGTCGGTATCGTCGCAATCGAAACAGGTCGCCGATGCGTAGGCATTGAAGTGAAAGCAGACTATATCAATATTGCTAAACAGAGATTGCTGGGGGTATCACCAGCTTTGTTCACAGGGCGTCCGTAG
- a CDS encoding restriction endonuclease, whose protein sequence is MTRSKRIERLLTAIPTLSDYRLQLIDRIVSVFSLPRDYWKSKTSGLISERVLEDFGDALRLHHCFSREPFSKDKFEYALESVLKTDEIDAALAPRGQRGYDIRIRDENFSLKTEAAKAIRSDTIHISKFMELGGGQWGDDPSDLIGLRAQFLGALAGIQRILILRALKKGTPEYFYELVEIPKALLKKAATGRLKMMSSSKQSPKPGYCYVEKGEKALYSLYFDGGGERKLQIKGLRKDLCLVHASWKFELPTDAL, encoded by the coding sequence ATGACTCGATCAAAAAGAATAGAGCGTCTTCTTACCGCGATCCCAACGCTCTCGGATTATAGACTCCAACTTATTGATCGCATTGTCAGCGTTTTCTCTCTCCCGCGAGATTATTGGAAATCTAAAACTTCGGGACTCATTTCGGAGCGTGTACTGGAAGACTTTGGCGATGCATTGCGTCTCCATCATTGCTTCTCTCGTGAGCCTTTTTCAAAGGACAAGTTTGAGTACGCTCTTGAGAGTGTATTGAAAACGGACGAGATTGACGCAGCTCTTGCGCCGCGCGGACAGAGGGGCTACGACATACGAATCAGAGACGAAAACTTTTCCCTCAAGACTGAGGCGGCAAAAGCCATTCGCTCTGACACGATCCATATTTCAAAGTTTATGGAGCTTGGCGGGGGTCAGTGGGGAGATGATCCTAGTGACTTAATAGGCTTGAGAGCACAGTTTCTTGGGGCCTTGGCGGGAATTCAGCGAATCTTAATTCTTCGAGCACTAAAGAAGGGGACACCCGAATATTTTTATGAGTTGGTTGAGATTCCCAAAGCGCTTCTTAAGAAAGCCGCTACTGGTCGATTGAAAATGATGAGTAGTAGCAAGCAATCTCCAAAGCCTGGGTACTGCTATGTCGAAAAGGGAGAAAAGGCTCTGTACAGCCTGTACTTTGATGGTGGGGGCGAACGAAAACTACAGATTAAAGGGCTGAGAAAAGATTTGTGTCTCGTTCATGCCTCGTGGAAGTTTGAGCTACCTACGGACGCCCTGTGA